From bacterium, one genomic window encodes:
- a CDS encoding ankyrin repeat domain-containing protein: MSKEYTLKKYLSICWNYVWGFFRKIFRGQVVEKKPITHVLEPKIENPIDSVEESKSGKAAVKPETEKLVESTVSPNVIFPVESTLYIGNDHWKLLLSFLSTATKSIRIITGSIAYDALSLILSHVQNGVSIKIATGRMKDYEEISQRIGVKSIKSFKRLHAKLCVVDGKRMLIGSSNITKGSLGDDQGRYGSLEANIIVDDSSIVESGKHLFNIIWNRKSDIDLLKIDNGFISSAYGIPFKIKELIQRAKKEIVIIIPPLFGKSTSRYKSIPKYIKDLNPDVKIKIITSHRINEYYEDAFNEIKTFDNTKIILAENRIHAKIYIFDWQTAIISSVNLEYPQWVSSLESGIITANNEILEIVKRKAHELESNIASLEMVKNLEEDDESTHGESLEKMEFCFETEGKGIIPELIIDEGVDDEKVKGRLTSIAGKRSVQEPTKNTSDSKNGHMKLSKGKKTNLIQAATEGDTERVKVLLEKCYFDPKTQSFKGFDVNKKDKDSNTALIWAAREGHIETVKALLTHGSMLSYAKRKKRRKKNPTLINLDIRNKFDKTALIYASEKGYDEIVQLLKQAESVDQREWFYAKKENHSVSKKEKKGRTSLMGATRGNNIKTVKFLLDKDVDVNETDKSGWTALIYAAWEGHTQIAKVLIDRHADVNKRDETRKTALIWATIKGNLEIVEILINNGAHVNIRDIYGNTPLMKSSNMKITQLLKQAGAKE, from the coding sequence ATGTCCAAGGAATACACTCTAAAAAAATATCTCTCTATTTGCTGGAATTATGTTTGGGGTTTTTTCAGAAAGATATTTAGAGGACAAGTAGTCGAAAAAAAGCCAATTACCCATGTCCTAGAACCTAAAATAGAAAATCCTATTGATTCTGTTGAAGAATCAAAGTCAGGAAAAGCTGCTGTAAAGCCCGAGACAGAAAAACTGGTAGAGTCTACCGTATCCCCAAATGTTATCTTTCCAGTAGAATCAACATTGTATATTGGGAATGACCATTGGAAACTGCTTTTGTCTTTTCTCAGTACGGCTACAAAAAGCATAAGAATTATTACGGGAAGTATAGCTTACGATGCATTATCCTTAATACTTTCACATGTCCAAAATGGAGTTTCAATTAAGATTGCTACGGGAAGAATGAAGGATTATGAAGAGATATCTCAACGTATTGGTGTAAAAAGCATAAAAAGCTTTAAGAGATTACATGCAAAATTGTGCGTAGTAGATGGGAAAAGGATGTTAATAGGTTCCTCAAATATTACAAAGGGATCTCTGGGAGACGATCAAGGAAGATATGGTTCTCTGGAAGCAAATATAATTGTTGATGATTCAAGTATTGTAGAGAGTGGTAAGCACTTATTTAATATCATTTGGAATAGAAAGAGCGATATTGACCTTTTAAAAATAGATAACGGATTTATATCAAGTGCATACGGTATTCCATTTAAAATCAAAGAACTTATTCAACGGGCTAAAAAAGAAATTGTTATTATCATTCCTCCATTATTCGGGAAATCTACTTCAAGATATAAGTCTATCCCAAAATATATTAAAGATTTAAATCCTGACGTAAAGATAAAGATAATTACTTCACACAGAATAAATGAGTATTATGAAGATGCTTTTAACGAGATAAAGACATTTGATAACACGAAAATAATCTTGGCAGAGAATAGAATCCATGCCAAAATTTATATTTTTGATTGGCAAACTGCAATAATATCATCGGTAAATTTAGAGTATCCTCAATGGGTATCATCTTTGGAATCTGGGATTATAACTGCAAATAACGAAATTTTGGAGATAGTTAAAAGAAAAGCACACGAACTCGAATCAAATATTGCTTCTTTAGAAATGGTTAAGAATTTAGAAGAGGATGACGAATCCACGCACGGTGAATCACTTGAAAAAATGGAGTTTTGTTTTGAAACAGAGGGAAAAGGAATAATCCCTGAGTTGATTATAGATGAAGGAGTTGATGATGAGAAAGTTAAAGGAAGATTAACTTCAATAGCTGGCAAAAGGTCAGTTCAGGAACCAACAAAAAATACTTCCGATAGTAAAAATGGACATATGAAATTATCCAAAGGTAAAAAAACGAACTTGATACAGGCTGCAACAGAAGGCGATACTGAGAGAGTGAAAGTTTTATTAGAAAAATGCTACTTTGATCCCAAGACACAATCTTTCAAAGGATTTGATGTGAATAAAAAAGATAAAGATAGTAATACTGCTTTAATATGGGCAGCACGAGAAGGACATATTGAAACAGTAAAAGCATTATTGACCCATGGAAGTATGCTGTCTTATGCCAAAAGAAAAAAAAGGAGAAAAAAGAATCCAACTTTAATCAATCTAGATATAAGAAATAAATTTGACAAAACAGCTTTGATATATGCGAGCGAAAAAGGTTACGATGAAATAGTCCAACTGCTCAAACAAGCCGAATCTGTTGACCAAAGAGAATGGTTTTATGCTAAGAAGGAAAACCATAGTGTTAGTAAAAAGGAGAAAAAAGGCAGAACATCTTTAATGGGAGCCACACGTGGAAATAACATCAAAACTGTAAAATTTTTATTGGATAAAGATGTTGATGTTAATGAAACAGATAAATCGGGATGGACAGCTTTAATATATGCGGCGTGGGAAGGACACACGCAAATTGCAAAAGTATTAATAGATAGACATGCTGATGTGAATAAAAGAGATGAGACTAGAAAAACAGCTCTAATATGGGCAACAATTAAAGGAAATCTTGAAATTGTGGAAATCTTAATAAATAATGGTGCTCATGTAAACATAAGAGATATATACGGGAATACACCTTTAATGAAGAGCAGTAATATGAAAATAACACAACTACTCAAGCAAGCGGGAGCTAAAGAATAA
- a CDS encoding UDP-N-acetylmuramoyl-tripeptide--D-alanyl-D-alanine ligase yields MELLYVNEVIKATKGQLVKGDQSFLVKGISIDSRSIKKSDLFIAIKGDNFDGHDFIGNAIKSGASGVILSSLDSSLKTLSSAFIIKVSNTLKAIQNLAKYYRGKFDIPIIGITGSNGKTTVKDMTEGILSQKLRITGTIGNYNNQIGVPLMAFRLSKDTRAGIFEMGISSYKEMENLGDIIRPDIAVITNINIAHMQYFKTIRNLVNAKSKLLDFVTKEGTAILNADDKYFSFLKSSAKCRVISFGIKNKADIMAEDISLLPASTKFLLNGAVKITLPIPGIHNVYNALAAAGVFLQFSKDLNLVRDGLRNFKPPEMRMQMIKIKDLAIINDAYNANPASTRAALEVLRNINSNPNGTRYRKVFIFGNMFELGDRKVSEHKKIGKLVAESQIDTFITVGELAGLSAAAAKESGLNENKIFSFKNTEEVGEKLLSILQSNDTLLLKGSRAMRLENILKILKDS; encoded by the coding sequence ATGGAATTGTTATATGTAAACGAAGTCATAAAAGCTACCAAAGGCCAGCTTGTCAAGGGCGATCAAAGTTTCCTCGTTAAAGGCATATCAATAGACTCCCGCAGTATAAAAAAAAGTGACTTATTTATTGCAATTAAGGGAGATAATTTCGATGGCCACGATTTTATCGGTAATGCCATAAAAAGTGGCGCATCAGGAGTTATTCTTTCCAGCCTAGATTCTTCTCTCAAAACTTTATCCTCTGCTTTTATTATTAAAGTAAGCAATACTCTTAAAGCCATCCAGAATTTAGCAAAGTATTATAGGGGGAAATTTGATATCCCGATTATTGGTATTACAGGCAGTAACGGCAAAACCACTGTTAAGGATATGACAGAGGGCATACTCTCTCAGAAGCTTAGAATAACAGGGACAATAGGTAACTATAATAATCAAATCGGAGTTCCGCTTATGGCGTTTAGACTATCAAAAGATACGAGAGCCGGTATCTTTGAGATGGGGATAAGTTCGTATAAGGAAATGGAAAATCTTGGAGATATTATTCGTCCTGATATTGCAGTTATAACGAATATAAACATAGCTCATATGCAGTATTTTAAGACAATTAGAAATCTTGTAAATGCAAAATCAAAACTGCTGGACTTTGTTACTAAAGAAGGCACTGCGATCTTAAATGCGGATGATAAATATTTTAGCTTTCTTAAATCCAGTGCAAAATGCAGGGTTATATCGTTTGGCATAAAGAATAAGGCTGATATTATGGCTGAGGATATTAGTTTATTGCCTGCAAGCACAAAATTTCTTTTAAATGGCGCTGTTAAAATAACTCTGCCTATACCTGGAATTCATAATGTGTATAATGCATTGGCTGCTGCTGGTGTTTTTTTGCAGTTTTCTAAAGATTTAAATCTTGTAAGAGATGGCTTGCGGAACTTCAAACCTCCTGAGATGAGAATGCAAATGATAAAGATAAAAGATCTTGCTATAATAAACGACGCATATAACGCAAACCCAGCTTCAACCAGAGCGGCTTTAGAAGTGCTCAGAAATATTAATTCAAATCCCAACGGGACAAGATATAGAAAAGTTTTTATTTTTGGTAATATGTTTGAGCTTGGCGACCGCAAGGTATCAGAACATAAGAAGATTGGAAAACTTGTTGCGGAATCTCAAATAGACACATTTATAACTGTTGGAGAACTTGCTGGATTATCAGCTGCTGCAGCAAAAGAGAGCGGGCTCAATGAAAACAAGATATTCTCGTTCAAAAACACAGAGGAGGTTGGAGAAAAATTATTGAGCATACTGCAAAGTAATGATACTCTGTTGTTAAAAGGTTCAAGAGCAATGCGTCTTGAAAACATACTTAAAATACTAAAGGATTCGTAA
- the mraY gene encoding phospho-N-acetylmuramoyl-pentapeptide-transferase — MFYHLFYSLSNVWSGFNVFKYITFRAGGAAATALLLSIFLGPWVIRKLQELNIGQYIRKGECPDLFTLHQKKQGTPTMGGVLILLVLLISTLLWADFTNRYIMLVLLITLCMGGVGFIDDYLKIHKKNAKGLKIGAKLLGQLIIAGFIGFYLYYNPVSSKFATKLGVPLFKNFFIDLGYFYIPFVMLVIVGASNAVNFTDGLDGLAIGCAMIVSITFIIVTYLCGHVGFSKYLNIINVVGSGELAVFCSALVGASLGFLWFNCYPAEIFMGDTGSLAIGGALGFVSVIVKQEILLVIAGGIFVMEAISVIIQIVSFRITGKRVFLIAPLHHHFEKMGWDEPKVTIRFWIVSIIFALISLATLKLR, encoded by the coding sequence ATGTTTTATCATCTTTTTTATTCACTCAGCAATGTATGGAGCGGGTTTAATGTTTTTAAGTATATTACATTTCGCGCAGGAGGCGCAGCTGCAACTGCGCTTCTGTTGAGTATATTTCTTGGGCCATGGGTAATAAGAAAATTGCAGGAGTTGAACATTGGACAATATATCAGAAAAGGGGAATGTCCTGACCTGTTTACCCTCCATCAAAAGAAACAAGGCACTCCCACCATGGGCGGGGTTTTAATACTTCTGGTTTTATTGATTTCTACATTATTATGGGCTGATTTCACAAACAGATACATAATGCTTGTTTTACTCATAACTCTATGCATGGGTGGAGTTGGCTTTATTGATGACTATCTAAAAATACATAAAAAGAATGCCAAAGGACTCAAGATAGGCGCAAAATTATTAGGCCAGCTCATTATTGCTGGTTTTATAGGTTTCTATCTTTATTATAATCCGGTAAGTTCTAAGTTTGCCACAAAGCTTGGAGTTCCACTTTTTAAAAATTTCTTTATTGATTTAGGCTATTTCTATATTCCATTTGTTATGCTGGTTATTGTTGGGGCTTCAAATGCGGTTAATTTTACAGACGGGCTTGACGGCTTGGCTATTGGATGCGCAATGATAGTTTCTATTACGTTCATTATAGTAACATATTTATGCGGACATGTTGGATTCAGTAAATACCTGAATATCATAAACGTTGTCGGGAGCGGAGAGCTTGCTGTGTTCTGCAGCGCTCTGGTAGGAGCAAGCCTAGGTTTTCTCTGGTTCAATTGCTATCCTGCAGAGATATTCATGGGGGATACAGGCTCCCTTGCAATAGGCGGAGCGCTTGGTTTTGTATCTGTGATTGTAAAACAGGAGATATTACTGGTAATAGCCGGCGGTATTTTTGTTATGGAGGCTATATCTGTTATTATTCAGATTGTTTCATTTCGTATAACAGGGAAAAGAGTGTTTTTAATAGCTCCACTGCATCATCATTTTGAAAAAATGGGTTGGGATGAACCAAAGGTTACAATTAGATTCTGGATAGTATCTATAATTTTTGCTCTTATAAGTCTTGCAACCCTGAAGTTAAGATAA